One window of Papaver somniferum cultivar HN1 chromosome 9, ASM357369v1, whole genome shotgun sequence genomic DNA carries:
- the LOC113312524 gene encoding uncharacterized protein LOC113312524, protein MVIRKCWDFMREDIMKVVRDFNKLGTMNWRLKTIFLSLIPKKETVEKVKDFIHIGLMGSVCKMISKVLAERLKSALPYIISDQQSAFIKERQILEFALLANECIDSRIRSGTPGVICKIDFEKAFDHVSWDFVDDVLAKMVFGELWRKCIQGCISDTPISVLINGSAHRKFTTGKGLMQGVPLSPFIYIIVVEALHLLLQSGKEQGHIGGFAMSQMGS, encoded by the coding sequence ATGGTTATTAGGAAGTGCTGGGATTTTATGCGGGAAGACATTATGAAAGTGGTAAGAGATTTTAATAAATTGGGAACTATGAATTGGAGACTAAAAACTATTTTTCTTTCTCTCATCCCCAAGAAAGAAACTGTAGAAAAAGTGAAGGACTTCATCCATATAGGCCTCATGGGAAGTGTATGCAAAATGATTTCCAAAGTGTTAGCAGAAAGATTAAAATCTGCTCTCCCGTACATCATTTCGGATCAGCAATCTGCGTTCATAAAAGAAAGACAAATTCTTGAGTTTGCTCTTTTGGCTAACGAATGCATAGACTCTCGAATCAGAAGTGGTACACCGGGGGTGATATGCAAGATAGATTTTGAGAAGGCTTTCGACCATGTCTCTTGGGATTTCGTTGATGACGTGCTGGCTAAAATGGTTTTTGGAGAATTATGGAGAAAGTGCATCCAAGGTTGTATCTCAGATACTCCTATCTCGGTGTTAATCAATGGCTCGGCTCACAGAAAATTCACTACAGGTAAAGGACTGATGCAAGGTGTTCCTCTCTCACCCTTTATCTATATTATTGTCGTTGAAGCCTTGCATCTCTTGCTCCAATCAGGGAAAGAACAAGGTCATATAGGAGGCTTTGCAATGAGTCAAATGGGGTCGTGA